One segment of Thermincola ferriacetica DNA contains the following:
- a CDS encoding FAD-dependent oxidoreductase produces the protein MHNKRVLVIGGGTAGMAAALEAADQGLLVFLVEKNRDMGGWAYTYCCKATEKCNKCGTCLVLQLKGHVERHPLITVFCNSHVIGMTGRAGAYTVQIGTEQGEIKLDVAAIILATGFKPFNAALKGEFHYGKHPNVVTALELEQTLRTKGSVVRAFGEVRKIGFIQCVGSRDLALGNNYCSRVCCMYAAKLAKLLRAELPQAEISIFFMDLQTFGKGFDDFIKSCRSDDKIHFIRGIPAKIFSFPYDRLTVRYADSITGEAIEEKFDIIILSSAILPGEDTAKLAEIFGLETDEHGFFAVNPLNPVATNKEAVFVAGTCESPKDIPGSIEQGKAAAGAVVDFLCSTL, from the coding sequence TTGCATAACAAACGAGTTCTTGTTATTGGCGGCGGTACCGCTGGGATGGCTGCTGCATTAGAAGCTGCCGACCAGGGACTTTTGGTATTTCTGGTAGAAAAAAATAGGGATATGGGCGGCTGGGCCTATACTTACTGTTGTAAAGCCACAGAAAAATGTAATAAGTGCGGGACCTGCTTGGTGCTGCAGTTAAAAGGACATGTTGAAAGACACCCACTGATTACCGTTTTTTGCAATAGCCATGTTATAGGAATGACCGGCAGGGCAGGAGCCTATACGGTGCAAATAGGAACAGAACAGGGGGAAATAAAACTTGACGTGGCTGCCATAATACTGGCTACCGGATTTAAACCTTTTAATGCAGCATTAAAAGGAGAGTTTCACTATGGCAAACACCCTAATGTAGTTACTGCACTGGAATTAGAGCAAACTTTAAGGACAAAAGGCTCAGTGGTACGAGCCTTTGGTGAAGTCAGAAAGATAGGGTTTATCCAGTGTGTCGGCAGCAGGGATTTGGCATTGGGCAATAACTATTGTTCCAGGGTGTGTTGCATGTATGCCGCCAAGCTGGCCAAACTCTTACGGGCGGAACTACCCCAAGCGGAAATATCGATTTTCTTTATGGATTTGCAGACCTTTGGTAAAGGGTTTGATGATTTCATTAAATCTTGCAGGTCAGATGACAAAATCCATTTTATCAGGGGAATTCCGGCCAAGATTTTCAGTTTCCCCTATGACAGGTTAACTGTAAGGTATGCTGATTCAATAACGGGTGAAGCTATTGAAGAAAAATTTGATATCATAATCCTTTCGTCGGCTATCTTGCCGGGTGAAGATACGGCAAAACTGGCCGAAATTTTTGGTCTGGAAACTGATGAACATGGTTTCTTTGCCGTGAACCCGTTAAATCCTGTTGCTACAAATAAAGAAGCGGTTTTTGTTGCCGGAACGTGCGAGTCTCCCAAAGATATACCGGGGAGTATTGAACAGGGAAAGGCAGCTGCCGGCGCTGTAGTTGATTTTCTTTGTTCCACATTATGA
- a CDS encoding HAD hydrolase-like protein: MQGIIFDFDDTLVETTIYFDQAKEKFAAKMKELGFPIPEALDTLNKFDIRNVLNCGGFLKECFPKALVETYEYYCSLHNLKACRTTAAWLEQLGWKVFDAPVVLIDGAEKVVKELARDYRLFLATKGEPETQVKRLKATGLAQYFEKVYVVPDKTPVEYKRIAAENRLEPAQSWVVGNSMKGDINPGLKVGFNCIHVYHRHTWDFEEEPPVGDFVSVQSLEEIPDIIKNGEK; the protein is encoded by the coding sequence TTGCAGGGGATTATATTTGATTTTGATGATACACTGGTTGAGACAACCATTTATTTTGACCAGGCCAAGGAAAAATTTGCGGCAAAAATGAAAGAACTGGGTTTTCCTATCCCAGAGGCGTTGGATACTTTAAACAAGTTTGATATTCGGAATGTTCTCAACTGCGGTGGGTTTTTAAAAGAATGTTTTCCTAAAGCATTGGTTGAAACATACGAGTATTACTGTTCTCTTCATAATTTGAAGGCCTGCCGAACAACGGCTGCTTGGCTGGAACAGCTTGGTTGGAAGGTATTTGATGCCCCTGTGGTTCTCATTGATGGAGCAGAGAAAGTGGTAAAGGAACTGGCACGTGATTATCGGCTGTTTTTGGCTACCAAAGGCGAACCGGAAACGCAGGTTAAACGCCTAAAGGCAACAGGGTTGGCGCAATATTTTGAAAAAGTTTATGTGGTTCCGGATAAAACTCCCGTCGAGTATAAGAGAATTGCGGCGGAAAACAGACTTGAACCTGCGCAGTCCTGGGTAGTGGGGAACAGTATGAAAGGTGATATTAACCCAGGCTTAAAGGTGGGGTTTAACTGTATTCATGTTTACCACCGACATACATGGGATTTTGAAGAAGAACCGCCAGTCGGGGACTTCGTATCTGTCCAAAGCCTTGAAGAGATACCAGATATTATAAAGAATGGCGAAAAATAA
- a CDS encoding H-type small acid-soluble spore protein: MDYKRAEEIVNSPEMIDVRYNGAPVWIEGLNPEQQTAVISSDVFAEPVKTVPVRQLTEKH; this comes from the coding sequence ATGGATTATAAACGCGCAGAAGAAATAGTCAATTCACCGGAAATGATTGACGTAAGGTATAACGGCGCCCCAGTATGGATTGAAGGCTTAAATCCCGAACAACAAACAGCAGTGATTTCTTCCGATGTTTTTGCGGAACCTGTAAAAACCGTCCCTGTGCGGCAGTTAACAGAGAAACACTAG
- a CDS encoding DedA family protein, whose protein sequence is MTEILSDFFKLVILAIVKMHYWGIGIGMALESACIPIPSEIILPFGGYLVSTGKLSFWGTVLAGTMGGTAGSALAYLVGRVGGRPFITRFGKYFFISPQDLKKAETWFAKYGEATAFFTRLLPIIRTFISLPCGIGKMNFTKFLLYTFLGSLPWSVALVYAGYKMGEHWERIRLWFHEADIFIIIAIAITLIGYYLKKKRCWR, encoded by the coding sequence ATGACTGAAATTTTATCAGATTTTTTTAAATTAGTCATTCTGGCCATTGTCAAAATGCATTATTGGGGCATTGGTATAGGTATGGCCCTGGAAAGCGCCTGTATACCTATTCCCAGCGAAATTATATTACCTTTCGGCGGTTACCTGGTTTCCACCGGAAAACTATCCTTTTGGGGGACCGTATTAGCAGGAACTATGGGCGGAACAGCGGGTTCTGCCCTGGCCTATCTGGTGGGCCGGGTTGGCGGACGTCCTTTTATCACCAGGTTTGGCAAGTATTTTTTTATTTCCCCGCAAGACCTAAAAAAAGCAGAAACATGGTTTGCCAAATACGGCGAAGCCACAGCCTTTTTTACCCGGCTACTCCCCATTATTCGCACTTTTATCTCATTACCCTGCGGTATAGGCAAAATGAATTTTACCAAATTTCTCCTTTATACATTTCTTGGCTCTTTACCATGGTCCGTGGCCCTGGTCTATGCGGGGTACAAAATGGGAGAGCACTGGGAGCGCATTCGCCTTTGGTTCCATGAAGCAGATATTTTCATTATTATCGCCATTGCAATAACTCTCATCGGCTACTACCTGAAAAAGAAAAGGTGCTGGCGCTAA
- a CDS encoding homocysteine biosynthesis protein, which translates to MGIKRTYDEINEKIKAGKVVVVTAEEVISMVEEQGVQKVAEEVDVVTTGTFGPMCSSGAFFNFGHPKPRIKMQKVWMNGVPAYTGIAAVDAYLGVNELPEYDPLNSNHPGEFRYGGGHVIEDLLLGKKIKFEAIGYGTDCYPRKKIETYITLDDINEATLFNPRNAYQNYNCAVNLSDRTIYTYMGVLKPNLGNAHYCSAGQLSPLLNDPYYRTIGIGTRIFLGGGIGYVAWHGTQHNPCVPRGENGVPLGGAGTIAVIGDLKQMDARWLRGTSFLGYGSTLTVGLGIPIPILDEDMLRFTAVKDEDIFCPIVDYSEAYPQGTGEILGRVSYAQLKSGKIEINGKEVPTAPLSSYPKAREIANILKDWIKQGKFTLTEPVQSLPGADSGIQSKPLKEV; encoded by the coding sequence ATGGGTATTAAGCGGACCTATGACGAGATTAATGAAAAAATAAAAGCCGGTAAGGTGGTAGTTGTTACAGCAGAGGAAGTTATTTCTATGGTTGAAGAGCAGGGCGTGCAGAAAGTAGCTGAGGAAGTGGATGTAGTTACTACAGGGACCTTTGGGCCCATGTGTTCTTCCGGAGCCTTTTTTAATTTTGGTCACCCGAAACCCAGGATTAAGATGCAGAAAGTTTGGATGAATGGAGTTCCTGCCTATACAGGTATTGCTGCAGTCGATGCATACCTGGGGGTAAACGAACTTCCAGAATATGATCCCCTGAACAGCAATCACCCGGGCGAATTTCGGTATGGCGGCGGACATGTTATTGAGGACCTGCTTCTGGGTAAGAAAATTAAATTTGAAGCTATCGGCTACGGTACTGATTGTTATCCCAGAAAAAAGATTGAGACTTATATAACCCTTGACGATATAAATGAAGCGACTCTTTTTAATCCGCGCAATGCTTACCAGAACTACAATTGTGCCGTAAACCTTTCTGATAGGACCATTTATACATATATGGGAGTTTTAAAGCCTAACCTGGGTAATGCCCATTACTGCAGCGCCGGTCAGCTTAGCCCTTTGTTAAATGACCCATACTACCGGACCATCGGTATTGGAACAAGAATTTTCCTTGGGGGCGGTATTGGCTATGTGGCCTGGCACGGTACTCAGCATAATCCCTGTGTGCCCCGTGGCGAAAATGGCGTGCCTTTGGGTGGAGCGGGGACCATCGCTGTCATTGGCGACCTGAAGCAAATGGATGCCCGCTGGCTAAGAGGTACGAGTTTCCTCGGTTATGGCTCTACTCTTACGGTGGGATTGGGTATTCCTATCCCCATACTTGATGAGGATATGCTGCGTTTTACGGCGGTGAAGGATGAGGACATTTTCTGTCCGATAGTGGACTATAGCGAAGCCTACCCACAGGGAACGGGAGAAATTCTCGGCCGGGTAAGTTACGCTCAGTTGAAGTCAGGCAAGATAGAAATCAACGGGAAAGAAGTCCCCACAGCGCCCCTTTCCAGTTATCCGAAAGCCCGGGAAATAGCTAATATTTTAAAAGACTGGATCAAACAGGGTAAATTTACTTTGACGGAGCCCGTGCAAAGCCTGCCGGGAGCAGATTCCGGCATCCAGTCCAAACCTTTGAAAGAAGTGTAG
- a CDS encoding NIL domain-containing protein gives MTKRIVLRFPSQIVDKPLLYHLVKDFGLMVNVLKANVNPRKEGFMVMELSGETSSYDQGIDFLKKQGVTVEKLAEDIVRDVDRCTHCGHCTSLCPVGALYIIRPSMEVAFDEEKCIVCGLCLKACPVKAIELNFNGR, from the coding sequence TTGACAAAGAGGATAGTCCTGAGGTTTCCTTCTCAGATTGTAGATAAACCTTTATTGTACCATCTGGTCAAGGATTTCGGTTTGATGGTTAATGTGCTGAAAGCAAATGTTAACCCCCGTAAGGAAGGGTTTATGGTTATGGAACTATCGGGTGAAACATCCAGCTACGACCAGGGAATTGATTTTTTGAAAAAGCAGGGTGTTACCGTAGAAAAATTGGCGGAAGATATTGTCCGCGATGTTGACAGATGTACTCATTGTGGTCACTGCACCAGTTTATGCCCTGTGGGCGCCCTTTATATAATCAGGCCCTCCATGGAAGTGGCTTTTGATGAAGAAAAGTGCATAGTATGCGGTTTGTGTCTCAAGGCGTGCCCGGTGAAAGCTATCGAACTTAATTTTAACGGCAGGTAA
- a CDS encoding UPF0280 family protein, with protein sequence MYVDRTYRETFSAKDLVPFRVVIKDSDMMILVDKESYVPELPKKAEQITRFYRTQLEDYIMRDPIFKTTLEPHLAYEDAPPIALEMVKAGNSCGVGPMAAVAGAMAERVGRALLKKVKEVIVENGGDLFLCIKKPRIVGIFAGQSPFSDKLALKVYPGESPLGLCTSSGTVGPSLSFGKADAVVIAAPSAALADAAATAVGNLIQTKDDVVKGVEAAKRIKGVTGVLVIKDDRLSAWGDIEIVPRA encoded by the coding sequence ATGTATGTAGACCGTACTTACCGTGAAACGTTTTCCGCCAAGGACCTGGTCCCATTCCGGGTCGTCATTAAGGATAGCGACATGATGATTTTGGTGGATAAGGAAAGTTATGTTCCCGAGTTGCCTAAAAAAGCCGAACAAATAACCAGGTTTTACCGCACCCAATTAGAAGATTACATTATGCGCGACCCCATTTTCAAAACAACTCTCGAACCGCATTTAGCTTATGAAGATGCGCCGCCCATAGCCTTGGAAATGGTAAAGGCGGGCAACTCCTGCGGAGTGGGCCCAATGGCAGCCGTGGCAGGAGCCATGGCCGAGCGGGTGGGCAGAGCCTTACTGAAGAAGGTAAAAGAAGTAATAGTTGAAAACGGTGGCGACTTGTTTTTATGTATTAAAAAGCCCAGAATCGTCGGAATATTTGCAGGTCAGTCGCCTTTTTCCGATAAGTTGGCCTTGAAAGTTTACCCTGGGGAAAGTCCCCTGGGCTTGTGTACTTCTTCGGGAACCGTTGGCCCATCCCTGAGTTTTGGTAAAGCTGATGCCGTGGTAATTGCTGCCCCTTCGGCGGCTTTGGCAGACGCTGCGGCCACTGCTGTCGGCAACCTGATCCAAACGAAAGACGATGTGGTAAAAGGCGTTGAAGCCGCCAAACGAATTAAAGGAGTAACCGGGGTTCTGGTGATAAAAGACGACCGGTTATCGGCCTGGGGAGATATAGAAATAGTGCCCAGGGCCTAA
- a CDS encoding D-alanine--D-alanine ligase, which translates to MKKNRVAVIFGGKSGEHEVSLASANSVLQALNKEKYEIIPIKISREGKWYILSSLNTFDSNIKCEAAILADPTGDNLVNLQEKEPGQIFFTRESVDVVLPVLHGTFGEDGTLQGLLELANIPYVGCGVAASSVGMDKAMMKAMFAQHNLPQGKYLTFLRKEWEKDQDPICNKIETALGYPVFVKPANLGSSVGISKAANRDELVKAMHLACLYDRKVVVEENINGREIEVAVLGNDEPEASIAGEIVPCNDFYDYEAKYISGTSELKIPAPLDDKTMNEVRKLAVKAFKAIDGAGLSRVDFFIKKDTGEILINEINTLPGFTEISMYPKLWAATGLPYDKLLDRLIELAIERHQDKNRNKTVYSE; encoded by the coding sequence ATGAAAAAAAACAGAGTAGCAGTAATTTTCGGCGGTAAATCGGGCGAGCATGAAGTATCCCTTGCCTCGGCCAATTCTGTTTTGCAGGCTTTAAACAAGGAAAAGTATGAGATAATTCCCATAAAAATATCCCGGGAAGGAAAATGGTACATTCTATCCTCACTTAATACATTTGACAGCAACATCAAATGCGAAGCAGCCATCCTGGCCGACCCCACGGGGGATAACCTGGTTAACTTACAGGAAAAAGAGCCGGGCCAAATTTTCTTTACCCGCGAATCTGTGGATGTGGTTTTACCGGTTTTACACGGTACCTTCGGCGAAGACGGCACACTGCAAGGACTCTTGGAATTAGCCAATATCCCCTATGTGGGCTGTGGAGTTGCCGCATCCTCGGTAGGCATGGACAAAGCCATGATGAAAGCCATGTTTGCCCAACATAACCTTCCCCAGGGAAAATACCTGACATTTCTCCGCAAGGAATGGGAAAAAGACCAAGACCCTATATGCAACAAAATAGAAACCGCTCTCGGTTATCCCGTATTTGTAAAACCGGCAAATTTGGGTTCCAGTGTAGGTATTTCCAAAGCAGCCAACAGGGATGAGCTTGTAAAAGCCATGCACCTGGCGTGTCTTTACGACCGCAAGGTTGTAGTGGAAGAAAATATCAATGGCCGGGAAATTGAAGTAGCCGTTCTCGGCAACGACGAACCGGAAGCCTCCATTGCCGGAGAAATTGTCCCCTGTAATGACTTTTATGACTACGAGGCCAAATATATCAGCGGGACTTCGGAATTGAAAATTCCGGCCCCTTTGGATGATAAAACTATGAACGAAGTAAGAAAATTGGCCGTCAAGGCCTTTAAGGCGATCGATGGAGCCGGGCTTTCCCGCGTTGACTTCTTTATAAAAAAGGATACCGGGGAAATTTTAATCAACGAGATTAACACCCTGCCCGGTTTTACAGAAATCAGCATGTACCCCAAATTATGGGCTGCCACCGGTCTACCCTATGATAAGCTGTTAGACCGGCTAATTGAACTGGCCATCGAACGTCATCAGGATAAAAACAGAAACAAAACCGTATACTCCGAATAA
- a CDS encoding YebC/PmpR family DNA-binding transcriptional regulator: MAGHSKWANIKHRKAKQDAQKGKIFTKLGKELIVAVKQGGGDPEANPRLKAVIQKCREANMPMDNINRTIAKATGELAGVNYEEIVYEGYGPGGVAVLLNVTTDNRNRTAGEIRHLFSKHGGNLGESGCVAWMFENKGLITLNKEEVTMDGDDLMLLVLDAGAEDMKEEDDMIEIITAPEDLHKVKEVLTAQGLKPEVAELTMLPKSTVAVQGDEAVKMMKLMDLLEDHDDVQAVYANFEISDEQMEMIG; this comes from the coding sequence ATGGCCGGTCATTCTAAATGGGCTAACATTAAACATAGAAAAGCCAAGCAGGATGCTCAGAAAGGCAAAATTTTTACCAAGCTGGGTAAAGAATTAATTGTTGCTGTAAAGCAGGGCGGGGGTGACCCCGAAGCCAATCCCAGGTTGAAAGCGGTAATTCAGAAGTGCCGGGAAGCTAACATGCCCATGGACAATATTAACCGGACCATTGCCAAGGCTACCGGGGAATTGGCCGGTGTAAATTACGAGGAAATTGTCTATGAAGGCTATGGTCCCGGCGGTGTGGCCGTTCTGCTTAATGTCACTACCGATAACCGGAACAGGACAGCAGGAGAAATTCGCCACCTTTTCTCTAAACACGGGGGTAACTTGGGTGAATCGGGTTGTGTGGCCTGGATGTTTGAAAACAAGGGTTTAATTACCCTGAATAAAGAAGAAGTGACTATGGACGGAGACGATTTAATGCTGCTCGTGTTGGATGCCGGAGCGGAAGATATGAAAGAAGAGGACGATATGATAGAGATTATCACTGCTCCGGAAGACCTGCACAAGGTTAAAGAAGTCCTGACAGCCCAGGGGTTGAAACCTGAGGTAGCCGAGTTAACCATGCTGCCAAAGAGTACGGTGGCCGTACAAGGCGACGAAGCCGTAAAGATGATGAAATTGATGGATTTATTGGAAGACCATGATGATGTACAGGCAGTCTATGCCAACTTCGAGATTTCTGACGAGCAAATGGAAATGATCGGGTAG
- a CDS encoding ATP-binding protein, with protein sequence MDNRRAVIDAEKCDRSPWCPVKRVCPANAVEREDDNDPYFVNAYCQGCGKCVQYCPRRAVSMV encoded by the coding sequence ATGGACAACAGAAGAGCTGTAATTGATGCGGAGAAATGCGATAGATCGCCGTGGTGCCCGGTAAAAAGGGTGTGCCCGGCCAATGCCGTCGAACGGGAGGATGATAACGACCCGTATTTTGTGAATGCTTATTGCCAGGGTTGCGGTAAATGTGTCCAGTACTGCCCGAGACGTGCTGTTTCCATGGTTTAG
- the ruvC gene encoding crossover junction endodeoxyribonuclease RuvC, with amino-acid sequence MLILGVDPGTAITGYGLVRVQGNKLDAVSYGCIRTDAGLPLHQRLQKINSEISRLIREFKPTHFAIEELFFNKNTRTALSVGQARGVALLAAANAGLEIAEYTPLQVKQAVVGYGRADKNQVQYMVKTILCLPEIPKPDDTADALAVAICHSHFYKMEDIFLIRGK; translated from the coding sequence GTGTTGATATTAGGCGTGGACCCTGGAACAGCTATTACGGGCTATGGACTGGTCAGGGTTCAGGGTAACAAACTGGATGCCGTTTCTTACGGTTGTATCCGTACAGATGCAGGGTTGCCTTTACATCAAAGACTACAGAAAATTAATTCGGAAATATCCAGGTTAATAAGGGAGTTCAAGCCAACTCATTTTGCCATAGAAGAACTTTTTTTCAACAAAAACACACGTACGGCCCTTTCCGTGGGGCAGGCAAGAGGTGTGGCTTTATTGGCTGCCGCCAACGCCGGCCTGGAAATTGCAGAATACACGCCGCTGCAGGTGAAACAGGCAGTGGTTGGCTACGGGCGGGCTGATAAAAACCAGGTGCAGTACATGGTCAAAACAATTCTTTGTTTGCCGGAAATACCGAAACCTGATGATACTGCCGACGCTTTGGCTGTAGCAATTTGTCACAGCCATTTTTATAAGATGGAAGATATTTTCCTGATAAGGGGAAAATAA
- the ruvA gene encoding Holliday junction branch migration protein RuvA: MMISFLRGELNYIGEDYIIIDVHGVGYKVYVPASFIGKLPACGQPVTVFTHLYVREDVMQLYGFPDREELELFEVLLQVSGIGPKVAVSVLSAVPASSFKQAIVNEQVGVLTQVPGIGKKTAQRMILELKDKLGKLPGRGQAPPVSANFAPNTEEAVQALIALGYAPNEARKAVNKVVNTHPELGVEESIKKALLELARF, encoded by the coding sequence ATGATGATATCTTTTTTAAGAGGAGAACTGAATTATATTGGCGAAGACTACATAATCATTGATGTGCACGGGGTTGGATACAAGGTTTATGTTCCGGCGTCGTTTATCGGTAAACTCCCTGCCTGCGGCCAGCCGGTAACAGTATTTACCCATTTATATGTCCGGGAAGATGTTATGCAGCTATACGGTTTTCCGGATAGAGAAGAATTGGAGCTTTTTGAAGTTCTCCTCCAGGTTTCCGGAATAGGACCAAAGGTAGCTGTTTCCGTTCTTTCTGCTGTACCCGCCTCTTCTTTTAAGCAGGCTATTGTAAATGAACAGGTAGGAGTACTTACGCAGGTCCCGGGGATAGGTAAGAAAACAGCCCAGCGGATGATATTGGAATTAAAAGATAAATTAGGTAAATTGCCGGGAAGAGGTCAGGCCCCGCCTGTTTCTGCTAATTTTGCTCCCAACACCGAGGAGGCAGTTCAGGCCCTGATAGCTTTGGGCTATGCCCCCAATGAGGCCAGAAAGGCTGTCAACAAAGTAGTTAACACTCATCCTGAGCTGGGAGTGGAAGAGTCCATAAAGAAAGCCTTGCTGGAATTGGCCAGGTTCTAA
- the ruvB gene encoding Holliday junction branch migration DNA helicase RuvB, which produces MEERIVSTKPREEDMEGDYSLRPRRISEYIGQQKVKENLRVFVEAAKQRSESLDHVLLFGPPGLGKTTLAHIIANEMGVNIRITSGPAIERPGDLAAILTNLSQGDILFIDEIHRLNRSVEEVLYPAMEDYALDIIIGKGPSARSLRIDLPKFTLIGATTRAGMLTSPLRDRFGVILRLEFYTAEELMEIVRRAAAILQVTIDDEGAYEIARRSRGTPRVANRLLKRVRDFAQVKANGHVSKEVADMALNSLDVDFLGLDSIDRRLLTTIIDKFGGGPVGLDTLAASIGEEADTIEDVVEPFLLQLGFLNRTPRGRQATPLAYKHLGRTCAEEVAKQTELWS; this is translated from the coding sequence ATGGAAGAAAGAATCGTTTCCACCAAACCGAGAGAGGAAGATATGGAAGGGGATTACAGTCTAAGGCCCCGCAGAATTTCGGAATACATTGGCCAGCAAAAGGTCAAGGAAAATCTCCGGGTCTTTGTGGAGGCTGCCAAACAAAGGTCGGAATCGTTGGACCATGTGTTGCTTTTCGGGCCTCCCGGGCTGGGAAAAACAACTCTTGCGCATATTATTGCCAACGAAATGGGTGTCAATATAAGGATTACATCGGGACCGGCCATTGAAAGGCCCGGCGACCTGGCTGCCATTTTGACCAATTTAAGCCAGGGTGATATTTTATTTATAGATGAGATTCACCGTTTAAACCGAAGTGTGGAGGAAGTTCTTTACCCGGCTATGGAAGACTATGCCCTGGATATTATTATTGGTAAGGGCCCCAGCGCCCGGTCCTTACGCATTGACCTGCCCAAGTTTACCCTCATCGGGGCTACCACCAGGGCCGGTATGCTGACGTCACCTTTAAGAGATAGGTTCGGGGTTATTTTAAGGCTGGAATTTTATACTGCTGAGGAATTGATGGAAATAGTGCGGCGTGCGGCTGCCATATTGCAGGTAACCATTGATGACGAAGGCGCTTACGAAATAGCCCGCCGTTCCAGGGGTACCCCCAGGGTGGCCAACCGTTTGCTGAAACGGGTGCGGGATTTTGCCCAGGTAAAAGCCAACGGGCATGTTTCCAAGGAAGTTGCCGACATGGCGCTAAATTCGCTGGACGTTGATTTTTTGGGGCTCGACAGCATTGACCGTAGGTTGCTGACGACTATTATTGATAAATTTGGGGGCGGTCCTGTCGGCCTTGATACTTTAGCGGCTTCTATCGGTGAAGAAGCCGATACTATAGAAGATGTGGTGGAACCCTTTTTATTGCAGTTGGGATTCCTCAACCGGACCCCCAGGGGGCGACAGGCCACGCCATTAGCCTATAAGCATTTAGGCAGGACCTGTGCAGAGGAAGTGGCCAAGCAGACAGAATTATGGAGTTAG
- a CDS encoding epoxyqueuosine reductase QueH — MNILLHICCGPCSIYPVKKLREEQHRVRGYFYNPNIHPYTEWKKRLDTLKEYAEKIDLPLIVDENYELEDFLQQVVYREKNRCRICYYMRLLRAAKIAKKGKFDAFTTTLLVSPFQKHEMIKEIGEEVAEKTGIPFYYQDFRPGFKEATAASKEMQMYRQQYCGCIFSEKERYCR; from the coding sequence ATGAATATACTGTTACATATATGCTGCGGGCCCTGTTCCATATATCCGGTTAAAAAATTACGGGAGGAACAGCACCGGGTTAGGGGGTATTTTTATAATCCGAATATCCACCCTTATACGGAGTGGAAAAAACGGTTGGATACCCTTAAAGAGTATGCAGAAAAAATAGATTTGCCGTTAATAGTTGATGAAAATTATGAATTAGAAGACTTTTTACAACAAGTTGTATACCGGGAAAAAAACCGCTGCCGTATATGTTATTACATGCGGCTTTTGCGGGCGGCTAAAATAGCGAAAAAAGGCAAGTTTGATGCTTTTACCACTACTTTGCTGGTAAGTCCTTTTCAAAAACACGAAATGATCAAGGAGATTGGTGAAGAGGTTGCGGAGAAAACCGGTATACCTTTTTATTATCAGGACTTTCGGCCCGGGTTTAAGGAAGCCACGGCCGCGTCCAAAGAAATGCAGATGTACCGGCAGCAATATTGTGGATGTATTTTCAGTGAAAAGGAACGCTATTGCCGATAG
- a CDS encoding DUF2905 domain-containing protein, producing the protein MEFGNMGRLMMLIGAFLLLFGALITFGSRFIPFGRLPGDIFYQKGNFSFYFPIVTSIVLSILLTLILNLLARK; encoded by the coding sequence ATGGAATTTGGAAATATGGGCCGCCTAATGATGCTGATTGGCGCATTTTTGCTTCTTTTTGGCGCTTTGATTACCTTTGGCAGCAGGTTTATTCCTTTTGGCAGACTACCCGGGGATATTTTTTATCAAAAAGGGAACTTTTCCTTCTATTTTCCCATCGTTACCAGTATAGTACTAAGTATCCTGTTAACATTGATTCTAAACTTGTTAGCAAGAAAATAA